A single genomic interval of Sebastes umbrosus isolate fSebUmb1 chromosome 9, fSebUmb1.pri, whole genome shotgun sequence harbors:
- the LOC119494903 gene encoding zinc finger protein 239-like: protein MEGCLVDVEITSSSTMSSSAEVKKQTATNPAGPHGEAEESFLGRQVDSQHQSAETVEKPYRCDWSFSENLKYHQRIHAGEEPYTCDQCGKTFTQAGNLKTHQRIHAGEKPYTCDQCGKTFTQAGNLKIHQRIHAGEKPYTCDQCGKSFRHHNSLKAHQRTHSGEEPYTCDQCGKSFRRAGNLKTHLRIHTGEKPYTCDQCGKTYRHRNSLKTHQRTHSGEEPYTCDQCGKSFRHAETLKTHLRIHTGKKPYTCDQCGKSFRHRNSLKIHQRTHSGEEPYTCDQCGKSFTQAGNLKTHQRTHTGEKPCVHL from the exons ATGGAGGGATGTCTGGTTGACGTGGAGataaccagcagcagcacaatgAGCTCATCAGCAGAGGTAAAG AAACAGACGGCCACAAATCCAGCCGGACCTCACGGTGAGGCTGAGGAGAGTTTTTTAGGAAGACAAGTGGATTCACAACATCAGAGTGCTGAGACTGTGGAGAAACCATACCGCTGTGACTGGTCTTTCTCAGAGAATCTGAAGTATCATCAGCGTATCCACGCTGGAGAGGAGCCCTACACCTGCGACCAGTGTGGAAAGACTTTCACACAAGCTGGAAATCTAAAGACTCATCAGCGTATCCACGCTGGAGAGAAGCCCTACACCTGCGACCAGTGTGGGAAGACTTTCACACAAGCTGGAAATCTAAAGATTCATCAGCGTATCCACGCTGGAGAGAAGCCCTACACCTGCGACCAGTGTGGGAAGAGTTTCAGACATCATAACTCTTTAAAGGCTCATCAGCGGACTCACTCTGGAGAGGAGCCCTACACCTGCGACCAGTGTGGGAAGAGTTTCAGACGTGCTGGAAATCTAAAGACTCATCTGCGTATCCACACTGGAGAGAAGCCGTACACCTGCGACCAGTGTGGGAAGACTTACAGACATCGTAACTCTTTAAAGACTCATCAGCGGACTCACTCTGGAGAGGAGCCCTACACCTGCGACCAGTGTGGGAAGAGTTTCAGACATGCTGAAACTCTAAAGACTCATCTGCGTATCCACACTGGAAAGAAGCCGTACACCTGCGACCAGTGTGGGAAGAGTTTCAGACATCGTAACTCTTTAAAGATTCATCAGCGGACTCACTCTGGAGAGGAGCCCTACACCTGCGACCAGTGTGGGAAGAGTTTCACACAAGCTGGAAATCTAAAGACTCATCAGCGGactcacactggagagaagccCTGCGTACACCTGTGA